From Solanum lycopersicum chromosome 8, SLM_r2.1, the proteins below share one genomic window:
- the LOC101262643 gene encoding protein LURP-one-related 11-like has product MAKVHPNKSNYLSTTSSSSFSSIIPSNFYVSPRRETFTLWMKSLVYHGNGCTVYDSNGNIVYRIDNYNSKRSKEVHLMDRNGKVLFSIRNRKVPVFGHWDGYKWSYDGITSKEMPWFQVKKIHNVLRGENVNCYSVILGCNSEATCYNIILAAKSIKIVNQHGRLVAEVKQKQANSGVLLGDDVLTLMVEPHVDQSLIMALVTVCGLIHHKI; this is encoded by the exons atggCTAAAGTTCACCCAAACAAGTCAAATTATCTAAGTACAActtcttcatcatctttttCTTCTATTATTCCATCTAACTTTTATGTGAGTCCAAGAAGAGAAACATTCACTTTGTGGATGAAATCTCTAGTCTACCATGGAAATGGATGTACTGTTTATGACTCAAATGGAAATATTGTTTATAGAATTGACAATTACAATAGTAAACGTAGCAAAGAAGTTCATCTTATGGATCGCAATGGCAAAGTTCTCTTCTCGATTCGAAATAGG AAAGTTCCGGTATTTGGACATTGGGATGGCTATAAATGGAGTTATGATGGAATTACTAGTAAAGAAATGCCATGGTTTCAAGTGAAGAAAATCCATAATGTTCTTAGAGGAGAAAATGTGAACTGTTATAGTGTTATATTGGGATGTAATTCTGAAGCAACTTGTTATAACATTATTCTTGCCGCAAAATCTATCAAGATTGTGAACCAACATGGCCGACTTGTCGCAGAG GTAAAACAAAAACAAGCAAATTCAGGAGTATTATTGGGAGATGATGTATTGACATTGATGGTGGAACCTCATGTGGATCAATCATTAATTATGGCTCTTGTCACTGTTTGTGGTCTAATCCATCACAAAATTTGA
- the LOC101262335 gene encoding uncharacterized protein isoform X1 produces MFKSSRWRSEKNKIKAVFKLQFHATQVSQVKGDALMVSVVPADVGKPTVRSEKATVRDGSCYWENGVLETVKFVREPKTGKIHERIYNFVVGTGSSKTGLVGEASIDFSSYADATKVSLVSLPLKNSKSEAVLHVSIQRIQDSADQSVVEETENAKVNSLDRSLRSQLSNSDFEAIVEDNSIEKPASQNAGKKDNCRTSSESDITLSSSGSSSGLDIPCEVSLKNNRGHHEQINFPSSLNHALVPFKQNSNVSTTVHEESPDVQWEWMGGSAFEASTDASAGTPKEALLLTLTSQEDSDVVEKLKTDLIAMARQADMTDLELQTLRKQIVRESKRGMDLSKEVTSLKEERDALKEECDKYKASQRRMDDTRSKDKLIYDNGDIQALVDELRQELNYQKDLNANLQIQLQKTQESNSELILAVRDLDEMLEQKNKEITSLPNKSTTSDDAEKFPDVISNSKNEMSDEDDEEQKALELLVREHTDAKDTHVLEQKIMDLHGEIEICRRDRDELEMQMEQLALDYEILKQENHDMSYKLEQSELQEQLKMQYECSSSYATVGQLEAQIDSLENELKKQSEELSDSLVTISELEVQVRNLEEELEKQAQEFEADLSLLTRDKVEQEQRAIRAEEALRKTRWQNASTAERLQEEFKRLTVQMASTFEANEKLASKAMNEANEFRLKKMHLENMLRKSSEELQSTKDHHEARIFELSSQVSKMSAQIEKLQTEVEEKSMQIQRQEELAKENHLYLSQKIIILEAEIENLLTDKKISSDHEEQKNSLMAELDKMRTSIKDMELLVEQGHNERSELETKLASVRKDADESLKELNKMKSLKDEKEALARKLQSEVDNLKTRCNEMKRMLFEDEVEKEKLKKQVSQLKGDLKKKEDALNGLDKKLKDANSRVIATNGMKTISKNNKAMPASAGSREVASLKEKIKLLEGQIKRKENALESSTNSFLEKERDLQDRIEELDQRLEELSQNAERISEQDSRKVVAEALSPEEDESPNQMLTRKSMEASASNTRHLEELSSEVELLKEKNNVMEDELMEMQERYSELSLKFAEVEGERQQLVMKLRNAKKNP; encoded by the exons ATGTTCAAGTCTTCGAGATGGAGGAGCGAGAAGAACAAGATCAAAGCTGTATTCAAGTTGCAATTTCATGCAACTCAG GTGTCACAGGTAAAAGGAGATGCATTAATGGTATCTGTGGTCCCTGCCGATGTTGGAAAGCCAACGGTAAGATCAGAGAAGGCCACGGTTCGTGACGGGAGCTGCTATTGGGAAAATGGAGTTCTCGAAACTGTGAAATTTGTTCGAGAGCCAAAGACAGGGAAGATTCATGAGAGGATCTATAACTTTGTTGTGGGAACT GGTTCTTCAAAAACTGGATTAGTTGGTGAAGCTTCGATTGATTTTTCGAGTTATGCAGATGCAACTAAGGTGTCCTTAGTGTCTCTtcctctcaaaaattcaaaatctgaAGCTGTTTTGCAT GTTTCAATACAAAGGATTCAAGATTCTGCTGATCAAAG TGTTGTTGAAGAAACCGAAAATGCAAAAGTTAATTCTCTGGATAGAAGCTTGAGGTCACAATTAAGCAATAGTGATTTTGAAGCAATAGTTGAAGACAATTCTATCGAG AAACCTGCATCTCAAAATGCTGGAAAGAAAGATAACTGCCGGACATCAAGCGAATCTGATATTACCCTGTCCAGCTCCGGGAGCAGCTCAGGGCTTGATATACCTTGTGAAGTTTCATTGAAGAACAACAGGGGCCATCACGAGCAGATAAACTTCCCGTCCTCTCTGAATCATGCATTGGTTCCCTTCAAGCAAAATAGCAATGTCTCAACAACAGTTCATGAAGAAAGTCCGGATGTACAATGGGAGTGGATGGGAGGTTCTGCTTTTGAAGCAAGTACAGATGCTTCTGCAGGCACTCCGAAAGAAGCCCTTCTTCTAACATTAACATCACAAGAGGACTCAGATGTTGTTGAAAAGCTCAAAACAGATCTCATCGCTATGGCTAGGCAGGCAGACATGACAGATTTGGAACTACAGACTCTTCGGAAACAGATAGTCAGGGAGAGCAAAAGGGGAATGGACCTATCAAAAGAGGTAACTAGCTTGAAAGAGGAACGAGATGCTCTCAAGGAAGAATGCGATAAATATAAAGCCTCGCAGAGACGGATGGATGATACAAGGTCCAAAGACAAGTTGATTTACGACAATGGAGATATTCAAGCTCTTGTAGATGAGCTTAGGCAAGAGTTGAATTATCAGAAGGACCTTAATGCCAATCTTCAGATACAACTTCAGAAGACACAAGAATCAAATTCTGAACTAATTCTTGCTGTCCGTGATCTAGATGAGATGTTGGaacagaaaaacaaagaaattacTAGCCTGCCGAACAAATCAACGACCTCTGATGATGCAGAAAAGTTTCCAGATGTTATCTCCAACTCCAAAAATGAAATGTCCGATGAAGATGACGAAGAGCAAAAAGCACTTGAGCTGCTTGTGAGAGAGCATACTGATGCCAAGGACACACATGTGCTAGAACAAAAAATCATGGATCTACATGGAGAAATTGAGATCTGCAGAAGAGATCGAGATGAGTTAGAGATGCAGATGGAGCAACTTGCGCTTGACTACGAGATACTGAAGCAAGAAAACCATGACATGTCGTACAAACTGGAGCAAAGTGAGCTACAGGAACAACTGAAGATGCAGTATGAATGTTCTTCTTCATATGCCACTGTAGGTCAACTGGAAGCCCAGATTGACAGCTTGGAGAATGAGCTGAAGAAGCAATCTGAAGAACTCTCCGACTCTTTAGTCACCATTAgtgaacttgaagttcaagtgaGAAACTTGGAGGAGGAACTGGAAAAGCAAGCCCAAGAATTTGAAGCTGATCTAAGTCTGCTGACTCGTGATAAAGTTGAACAGGAGCAGAGAGCGATACGAGCTGAAGAAGCCCTGAGGAAGACAAGATGGCAAAATGCTAGCACAGCAGAGCGGCTCCAGGAGGAATTTAAACGGCTCACTGTCCAAATGGCATCAACTTTTGAGGCTAATGAAAAATTGGCTAGCAAAGCAATGAATGAAGCTAACGAATTCCGCTTAAAGAAAATGCATCTTGAAAATATGCTCCGGAAATCATCTGAGGAGCTTCAGTCAACCAAAGACCATCATGAAGCAAGGATTTTTGAGCTTTCCAGTCAGGTGAGTAAAATGTCAGCTCAAATAGAAAAGTTGCAGACAGAAGTTGAAGAAAAATCTATGCAAATACAGAGACAAGAAGAGCTTGCCAAAGAAAATCACCTGTACTTGTCGCAGAAAATTATAATCCTCGAAGCCGAGATTGAAAATCTTCTAACAGACAAGAAAATATCTTCTGATCATGAAGAACAGAAGAACAGCCTGATGGCTGAGTTAGATAAAATGAGGACATCAATTAAAGACATGGAATTGCTTGTAGAACAAGGCCACAATGAAAGAAGTGAACTGGAGACTAAGCTTGCATCAGTGAGAAAAGATGCCGATGAGTCTCTTAAGGAATTAAACAAGATGAAGTCTCTTAAGGATGAGAAGGAGGCATTAGCTCGGAAACTGCAATCTGAAGTAGATAACCTTAAAACTAGGTGCAATGAAATGAAAAGGATGTTGTTTGAGGACGAGGtggagaaagaaaaattaaaaaagcaGGTATCTCAATTGAAAGGTGATCTAAAGAAGAAAGAGGATGCATTGAATGGTTTAGATAAAAAGCTCAAGGATGCAAATAGTCGAGTAATAGCTACTAATGGAATGAAAACAATATCAAAGAACAACAAAGCCATGCCCGCATCCGCAGGCTCAAGAGAAGTTGCAAGTCTTAAAGAGAAGATAAAGTTGCTTGAG GGTCAAATCAAGCGGAAGGAAAATGCACTGGAGAGCTCAACTAATTCATTTTTGGAGAAGGAGAGAGATCTTCAAGACAGAATAGAGGAGTTAGATCAAAGATTAGAAGAACTCAGTCAGAATGCTGAAAGGATCTCTGAACAAGATTCCCGAAAG GTAGTTGCAGAAGCTCTTAGTCCAGAAGAAGATGAAAGTCCCAATCAAATGTTGACAAGGAAGAG CATGGAAGCCTCAGCATCTAATACAAGACATCTCGAGGAATTGTCCAGCGAAGTTGAACTATTGAAGGAAAAGAACAATGTAATGGAAGATGAACTGATGGAAATGCAAGAGAGATATTCAGAATTAAGCCTCAAGTTTGCCGAGGTAGAAGGAGAAAGACAGCAGCTAGTAATGAAATTGCGTAACGCGAAAAAGAATCCATAA
- the LOC101262335 gene encoding uncharacterized protein isoform X2, giving the protein MFKSSRWRSEKNKIKAVFKLQFHATQVKGDALMVSVVPADVGKPTVRSEKATVRDGSCYWENGVLETVKFVREPKTGKIHERIYNFVVGTGSSKTGLVGEASIDFSSYADATKVSLVSLPLKNSKSEAVLHVSIQRIQDSADQSVVEETENAKVNSLDRSLRSQLSNSDFEAIVEDNSIEKPASQNAGKKDNCRTSSESDITLSSSGSSSGLDIPCEVSLKNNRGHHEQINFPSSLNHALVPFKQNSNVSTTVHEESPDVQWEWMGGSAFEASTDASAGTPKEALLLTLTSQEDSDVVEKLKTDLIAMARQADMTDLELQTLRKQIVRESKRGMDLSKEVTSLKEERDALKEECDKYKASQRRMDDTRSKDKLIYDNGDIQALVDELRQELNYQKDLNANLQIQLQKTQESNSELILAVRDLDEMLEQKNKEITSLPNKSTTSDDAEKFPDVISNSKNEMSDEDDEEQKALELLVREHTDAKDTHVLEQKIMDLHGEIEICRRDRDELEMQMEQLALDYEILKQENHDMSYKLEQSELQEQLKMQYECSSSYATVGQLEAQIDSLENELKKQSEELSDSLVTISELEVQVRNLEEELEKQAQEFEADLSLLTRDKVEQEQRAIRAEEALRKTRWQNASTAERLQEEFKRLTVQMASTFEANEKLASKAMNEANEFRLKKMHLENMLRKSSEELQSTKDHHEARIFELSSQVSKMSAQIEKLQTEVEEKSMQIQRQEELAKENHLYLSQKIIILEAEIENLLTDKKISSDHEEQKNSLMAELDKMRTSIKDMELLVEQGHNERSELETKLASVRKDADESLKELNKMKSLKDEKEALARKLQSEVDNLKTRCNEMKRMLFEDEVEKEKLKKQVSQLKGDLKKKEDALNGLDKKLKDANSRVIATNGMKTISKNNKAMPASAGSREVASLKEKIKLLEGQIKRKENALESSTNSFLEKERDLQDRIEELDQRLEELSQNAERISEQDSRKVVAEALSPEEDESPNQMLTRKSMEASASNTRHLEELSSEVELLKEKNNVMEDELMEMQERYSELSLKFAEVEGERQQLVMKLRNAKKNP; this is encoded by the exons ATGTTCAAGTCTTCGAGATGGAGGAGCGAGAAGAACAAGATCAAAGCTGTATTCAAGTTGCAATTTCATGCAACTCAG GTAAAAGGAGATGCATTAATGGTATCTGTGGTCCCTGCCGATGTTGGAAAGCCAACGGTAAGATCAGAGAAGGCCACGGTTCGTGACGGGAGCTGCTATTGGGAAAATGGAGTTCTCGAAACTGTGAAATTTGTTCGAGAGCCAAAGACAGGGAAGATTCATGAGAGGATCTATAACTTTGTTGTGGGAACT GGTTCTTCAAAAACTGGATTAGTTGGTGAAGCTTCGATTGATTTTTCGAGTTATGCAGATGCAACTAAGGTGTCCTTAGTGTCTCTtcctctcaaaaattcaaaatctgaAGCTGTTTTGCAT GTTTCAATACAAAGGATTCAAGATTCTGCTGATCAAAG TGTTGTTGAAGAAACCGAAAATGCAAAAGTTAATTCTCTGGATAGAAGCTTGAGGTCACAATTAAGCAATAGTGATTTTGAAGCAATAGTTGAAGACAATTCTATCGAG AAACCTGCATCTCAAAATGCTGGAAAGAAAGATAACTGCCGGACATCAAGCGAATCTGATATTACCCTGTCCAGCTCCGGGAGCAGCTCAGGGCTTGATATACCTTGTGAAGTTTCATTGAAGAACAACAGGGGCCATCACGAGCAGATAAACTTCCCGTCCTCTCTGAATCATGCATTGGTTCCCTTCAAGCAAAATAGCAATGTCTCAACAACAGTTCATGAAGAAAGTCCGGATGTACAATGGGAGTGGATGGGAGGTTCTGCTTTTGAAGCAAGTACAGATGCTTCTGCAGGCACTCCGAAAGAAGCCCTTCTTCTAACATTAACATCACAAGAGGACTCAGATGTTGTTGAAAAGCTCAAAACAGATCTCATCGCTATGGCTAGGCAGGCAGACATGACAGATTTGGAACTACAGACTCTTCGGAAACAGATAGTCAGGGAGAGCAAAAGGGGAATGGACCTATCAAAAGAGGTAACTAGCTTGAAAGAGGAACGAGATGCTCTCAAGGAAGAATGCGATAAATATAAAGCCTCGCAGAGACGGATGGATGATACAAGGTCCAAAGACAAGTTGATTTACGACAATGGAGATATTCAAGCTCTTGTAGATGAGCTTAGGCAAGAGTTGAATTATCAGAAGGACCTTAATGCCAATCTTCAGATACAACTTCAGAAGACACAAGAATCAAATTCTGAACTAATTCTTGCTGTCCGTGATCTAGATGAGATGTTGGaacagaaaaacaaagaaattacTAGCCTGCCGAACAAATCAACGACCTCTGATGATGCAGAAAAGTTTCCAGATGTTATCTCCAACTCCAAAAATGAAATGTCCGATGAAGATGACGAAGAGCAAAAAGCACTTGAGCTGCTTGTGAGAGAGCATACTGATGCCAAGGACACACATGTGCTAGAACAAAAAATCATGGATCTACATGGAGAAATTGAGATCTGCAGAAGAGATCGAGATGAGTTAGAGATGCAGATGGAGCAACTTGCGCTTGACTACGAGATACTGAAGCAAGAAAACCATGACATGTCGTACAAACTGGAGCAAAGTGAGCTACAGGAACAACTGAAGATGCAGTATGAATGTTCTTCTTCATATGCCACTGTAGGTCAACTGGAAGCCCAGATTGACAGCTTGGAGAATGAGCTGAAGAAGCAATCTGAAGAACTCTCCGACTCTTTAGTCACCATTAgtgaacttgaagttcaagtgaGAAACTTGGAGGAGGAACTGGAAAAGCAAGCCCAAGAATTTGAAGCTGATCTAAGTCTGCTGACTCGTGATAAAGTTGAACAGGAGCAGAGAGCGATACGAGCTGAAGAAGCCCTGAGGAAGACAAGATGGCAAAATGCTAGCACAGCAGAGCGGCTCCAGGAGGAATTTAAACGGCTCACTGTCCAAATGGCATCAACTTTTGAGGCTAATGAAAAATTGGCTAGCAAAGCAATGAATGAAGCTAACGAATTCCGCTTAAAGAAAATGCATCTTGAAAATATGCTCCGGAAATCATCTGAGGAGCTTCAGTCAACCAAAGACCATCATGAAGCAAGGATTTTTGAGCTTTCCAGTCAGGTGAGTAAAATGTCAGCTCAAATAGAAAAGTTGCAGACAGAAGTTGAAGAAAAATCTATGCAAATACAGAGACAAGAAGAGCTTGCCAAAGAAAATCACCTGTACTTGTCGCAGAAAATTATAATCCTCGAAGCCGAGATTGAAAATCTTCTAACAGACAAGAAAATATCTTCTGATCATGAAGAACAGAAGAACAGCCTGATGGCTGAGTTAGATAAAATGAGGACATCAATTAAAGACATGGAATTGCTTGTAGAACAAGGCCACAATGAAAGAAGTGAACTGGAGACTAAGCTTGCATCAGTGAGAAAAGATGCCGATGAGTCTCTTAAGGAATTAAACAAGATGAAGTCTCTTAAGGATGAGAAGGAGGCATTAGCTCGGAAACTGCAATCTGAAGTAGATAACCTTAAAACTAGGTGCAATGAAATGAAAAGGATGTTGTTTGAGGACGAGGtggagaaagaaaaattaaaaaagcaGGTATCTCAATTGAAAGGTGATCTAAAGAAGAAAGAGGATGCATTGAATGGTTTAGATAAAAAGCTCAAGGATGCAAATAGTCGAGTAATAGCTACTAATGGAATGAAAACAATATCAAAGAACAACAAAGCCATGCCCGCATCCGCAGGCTCAAGAGAAGTTGCAAGTCTTAAAGAGAAGATAAAGTTGCTTGAG GGTCAAATCAAGCGGAAGGAAAATGCACTGGAGAGCTCAACTAATTCATTTTTGGAGAAGGAGAGAGATCTTCAAGACAGAATAGAGGAGTTAGATCAAAGATTAGAAGAACTCAGTCAGAATGCTGAAAGGATCTCTGAACAAGATTCCCGAAAG GTAGTTGCAGAAGCTCTTAGTCCAGAAGAAGATGAAAGTCCCAATCAAATGTTGACAAGGAAGAG CATGGAAGCCTCAGCATCTAATACAAGACATCTCGAGGAATTGTCCAGCGAAGTTGAACTATTGAAGGAAAAGAACAATGTAATGGAAGATGAACTGATGGAAATGCAAGAGAGATATTCAGAATTAAGCCTCAAGTTTGCCGAGGTAGAAGGAGAAAGACAGCAGCTAGTAATGAAATTGCGTAACGCGAAAAAGAATCCATAA
- the LOC138338089 gene encoding uncharacterized protein, which translates to MKPTLSKIKQNSYASTTSRLSTIWSNDGSCPSGTVPIKRTTKDDLIRQRDMPPPEPAYFDHEFSDNNSEQIKASYNMPSYGYKRAIAQAPKDPNTKFTGAGMATNVYNPHVEGKLVD; encoded by the exons ATGAAACCTACTTtatctaaaataaaacaaaattcataTGCCTCAACAACTAGTAGGTTATCGACAATATGGTCAAATGATGGAAGTTGTCCTTCTGGAACTGTTCCCATTAAGAGAACTACAAAGGATGATCTTATAAGACAAAGAGATATGCCACCACCGGAACCTGCTTACTTCGACCACGAATTT AGTGATAACAATAGTGAGCAAATTAAAGCAAGCTACAATATGCCTTCTTATGGATATAAG CGTGCAATAGCTCAAGCCCCAAAAGATCCAAATACAAAGTTTACAGGAGCTGGAATGGCAACTAATGTGTACAATCCTCATGTTGAAGGCAAACTTGTCGATTAA
- the LOC104648946 gene encoding protein neprosin-like, protein MKPTFAEIKQNSYGSTTNKLSTIWSKDGGCPSGTVPIKRITKDDLIRQRNMPPLEPANFDDEFVISNNNIEQKGSYYQFNGYKRAIARPQYDPKLTKFSGAGMATSLYNPHVEGQQHSACRLKIRNGSDILQVGWRVDPTLYGDNNTRLYVHYQTGETHCFNTLCPGFVSVRTDIPLDMTFGDNLSQRGGSTREVDLYIYRDMGVGNWWLLYGADYTQVGFWPHDILNELKGFATNVDWGGVIYNPPGLPEPPMGSSFYPTGNSSFDAYCRNIAVSNEDGDSVGIYSIVWLTENKFAYKIQFDTILEGSNTFTYVFYGGGILEFRLFSGFGKAWIFKNENHMICWESLTIIIHA, encoded by the exons ATGAAACCTACTTTTGCTGAGATAAAACAAAATTCATATGGCTCAACAACTAATAAGTTATCGACAATATGGTCAAAAGATGGAGGTTGTCCTTCTGGGACTGTTCCCATCAAGAGAATTACAAAGGACGATCTTATAAGACAAAGAAATATGCCACCACTAGAACCTGCCAACTTTGACGATGAATTTGTAATC AGCAATAACAATATTGAGCAAAAGGGAAGCTACTACCAATTTAATGGATATAAG CGCGCAATAGCTCGACCACAATACGATCCAAAGTTAACAAAGTTTTCAGGAGCTGGAATGGCAACTAGTTTGTATAATCCTCATGTTGAAGGTCAACAACATAGCGCGTGTCGACTAAAAATTCGAAATGGATCGGATATCTTACAAGTTGGTTGGAGA GTGGATCCAACACTATACGGAGATAATAATACTAGACTTTACGTACATTACCAG acaGGTGAAACTCATTGTTTCAATACATTATGTCCCGGCTTTGTGTCTGTACGTACCGACATACCTCTTGATATGACATTTGGGGACAATCTTTCACAACGTGGAGGGAGCACAAGGGAGGTTGATTTATACATTTATAGG gATATGGGCGTTGGAAACTGGTGGCTTTTATATGGAGCAGACTATACACAAGTTGGGTTTTGGCCACATGATATCTTAAATGAATTGAAAGGTTTTGCTACGAATGTTGATTGGGGAGGAGTTATATATAATCCACCAGGTCTACCAGAACCTCCAATGGGCTCGAGCTTTTATCCTACCGGAAATAGTAGTTTTGATGCTTATTGTAGGAATATCGCGGTTTCAAATGAGGATGGAGATTCAGTTGGAATATATAGTATAGTCTGGCTTACTGAAAATAAATTTGCTTACAAGATTCAATTCGATACAATATTGGAAGGGTCAAATACTTTTACTTATGTTTTTTATGGTGGAGGAATCCTAGAATTCCGTCTGTTTTCTGGGTTTGGAAAAGCGTGGATTTTCAAGAACGAGAATCATATGATATGTTGGGAATCTCTTACGATAATCATCCACGCTTGA
- the LOC138338088 gene encoding protein neprosin-like — MHQKIIRQILLMLCLFLSYNGVQGRKKLSKLEDMELEKQLKLLNKPAIKTVKTKFGESYDCVDFYKQHAFDHPLLKNHNFHPQMKPTFAEIKQNSYDSTTNKLPTIWSKDGGCPSGTIPIKRITKDDLIRQRNMPPAEPANFDNEFVGSNNNIEQKGSYYQFNGYKRAIAIPQYDPNLTKFSGAGMATSLYNPHVEGQQHSGCRIKIQKGSDILQVGWRVDPTLYGDNNTRLYLHYQTGETRCFNTLCPSFVSVHTDIPLDMSFEDNLSQRGGSPKEINLYIYRDTGNGNWWLLLGPDYTQVGFWPHNILNELKGLATNVDWGGVIYNPPGLPEPPMGSSFFPIGNTSLDAYCRSITVSNEVGDSVGIYNVVVLTENKFAYDIQFKGLTEGSNTITYVFYGGPGISNP, encoded by the exons atgcatcaaaaaattattcgacaaatattattgatgttatgtttatttttgagttataaTGGAGTACAAGGAAGAAAAAAGTTATCCAAATTGGAAGACATGGAGTTAGAGAAACAACTAAAACTTTTGAACAAACCAGCAATCAAAACAGTCAAg ACTAAATTTGGAGAATCATACGATTGTGTGGATTTCTACAAACAACATGCGTTTGATCACCCATTGTTGAAGAATCATAATTTTCACCCTCAG ATGAAACCAACTTTTGCTGAGATAAAACAAAATTCATATGACTCGACAACTAATAAATTACCGACAATATGGTCAAAAGATGGAGGTTGTCCTTCTGGAACTATTCCCATCAAGAGAATTACAAAGGATGATCTTATAAGACAAAGAAATATGCCACCAGCAGAACCTGCCAACTTTGACAACGAATTTGTAGga AGCAATAACAATATTGAGCAAAAGGGAAGCTACTACCAATTTAATGGATATAAG CGCGCAATAGCTATACCACAGTACGATCCAAATCTTACAAAGTTTTCTGGAGCTGGAATGGCAACTAGTTTGTACAATCCTCATGTTGAAGGTCAACAACATAGCGGTTGTcgaataaaaattcaaaagggATCGGATATCTTACAAGTTGGTTGGAGA GTGGATCCAACATTATATGGGGATAATAATACTAGACTTTACCTACATTACCAG ACAGGTGAAACTCGTTGTTTCAATACATTATGTCCCAGCTTTGTGTCTGTACATACCGACATACCTCTTGATATGTCATTTGAGGACAATCTTTCACAACGTGGAGGGAGCCCAAAGGAGATTAATTTGTACATTTACAGG gataCAGGCAATGGAAATTGGTGGCTTCTACTTGGACCAGACTATACGCAAGTTGGGTTTTGGCcacataatatattaaatgaattGAAAGGTTTGGCTACAAATGTTGACTGGGGAGGAGTTATATATAATCCACCAGGTCTACCAGAACCTCCAATGGGCTCAAGCTTTTTTCCTATCGGAAATACTAGTCTTGATGCGTATTGTAGGAGTATTACGGTTTCAAATGAAGTTGGAGATTCGGTTGGAATATATAATGTAGTCGTGCTTACTGAAAATAAATTTGCCTACGATATTCAATTCAAAGGACTTACGGAAGGGTCAAACACTATTACTTATGTTTTTTATGGTGGGCCTGGTATTAGTAATCCCTGA